CAGTCATAAATACCTGGATACGGTAGTTCACACACTGGTTTGTACACTTTATAGTTTTTTCAAGCCCTATGATGTCGTGTTTATCTGCAACAGCGCCAATGCCGCATTCTGTTTCATACCGCGCCTGTGGAAAAAACCTGTGGTCCTGAATGTGGATGGACTGGAATGGAAACGGCAAAAATGGAACAGCGCCGGGAAAGTGTATTATAAAATTTCAGAATGGCTGGCCACCTTCATTCCGAACGCCATTGTTTCCGATGCGCGCGATGTGCAGGCCTATTACGCCGGGAAATTTCACAAAACATCCACGTATATCCCGTATGGCGCTCGCTAAACCGGGTAACCCGGCACGGAATATTCTACAAGCAGTACAAGATCAATCCGGACGGATATATCTCGATGTCAGCCGCATGGAACCGGAAAACAATGCGCACCGGGTGATCAAGGCATTTGAACAGGTAAAAACGGCTAAAAAACTGGTGATGGTCGGTGACGCGCCGTACGCCACAGAATATATCAGGCAACTGAAAACCACAAAAGATCCGCGTATTCTCTTTACCGGCTATGTGTTCGGCAACGGTTATCGGCAGCTGCAAAGTCATGCCTATGCGTACATTCAGGCCACCGAAGTCGGCGGCACGCACCCGGCCCTGCTCGAAGGGATGGGCTATGGCAACTGCATATTGGCCAATGATGTACCCGAACACCATGAAGTGCTGGGCGAAACCGGGCTCTATTTTTCGAGAACAGATAATAATGACTTGGCCGATAAAATTCAGTTTATTGTGGATCAGCCCGATCAGGCCCGCTCCTTCCGCAAAGCCGTACAAGAGCGCGTCCGTTCACGCTATCAATGGGACCGGATCGCTGATCAGTATGAACATTTATTCAAAAAGGTCGCCCGCTTATGAATCTAAAGCGCAAAAAAACGACCCCGATGTTGCTTGTCATTCTGCTTGTTGCAGCGTTTTTGAGGCTCTATGGAATTAATTTCGGAAAGCCTTTTTTGTATCATCCGGATGAAATCAAACTGACCGCTCAGGCCGGACGTATGCTGAGCACAAAGTTCATGGATAAGGACGCCTGATTTTGGGCATCCGGGTGTATCCGCCGTTCTATCCCGATATGCCGGCCTGCGTGCTGGCTGTTCAGGTTGGAACCGGTCTGGCAACCGGACAATATGACTCTGCTCCAGGATGTGCAAACCACCTTTGAACAGGACCCCTTTGTGTTTTTTCTGTGGAGCCGAATTTTTGTCGCTCTGCTGGGTGTTCTGACCGTGTTTTCACCTCTACCCTATCGGCAAAACTGTATAACCGCAATCTGGGTCTTTTGGCCGCCCTGCTCCTAAGTGTCAATTTTCTGCATGTCCGCCATTCTCACTTTGGCACCGTAGATGTGCCGTCTGCTTTCTTCGGAGTGCTGTGTCTGTTCTTTTGCGCCTTGATGATGCAACACCGGAAAACGCGCTATACGATTCTGGCCGCAGCAAGCGTCTCGCTGGCAGTCGCTACAAAATTCAGCATGCTGTTTCTGGTTCTTCCGTTCCTGTGGGCGCATTTCAGCCAGGCGCCGCTGCGACAATGGTTAGAGCGCCTGAAAGACCGACAGCTGTGGATCGGTGCCGCGACCGGCATACTCTCCTTTTTGATCGCCTGTCCGTTAATCTGGCTGGATTTTAACGAAACCTGGGGCGGCTTCCTGGGCGCACACCGGTTTGAACAAGCCGGTAAAATCGGCAGCGGCGGCGGATTTTTATCCTATTGGACCGGACAACAGGCCCCGGGATTTGGTGTCTTTTACCCCAATTCGATCCCGGAAACCATGGGTATCATTTTGAGCCTCTCGGTGATTATCGGCATTGTCATCATGATGATCCGGCATAAAAAATCAGACCTATTGCTGCTCTTGTTCATGCTTCCCACTTATTTCATGTTCGAAGACATGCTCTATCAAAGCCATGCGCCACCTGCTGCCCCTCGCCGCCGTTTTTCATGATCACGGCAGCCCTGACTTTTGAATGGCTTTATGACAAACTCAAACGACCGGGGTTGAAAATCCTTTTGGCCGCACTGATCCTGTTCGTGTGTGCGGAAAATGCCGCTCACGCCGTCTCTTACTTTGACAAGCTGAAAGATACAGACCCGCGCACCAAAGCTGCATCCTGGATTCAAAACAACATCAAACCCGGTCACAAGGTTATTATCGAGTCCTTTCCTCCACCTATCCCGGAATCCGACAGTCTGGATGTGATCGAGGCGGACCTGATGCGCAAGAGCACCCAAACGACCGAATCCCTTGAAACCTTACTCAAAACCTGCGATTGCTGCTATTATATATCGGATGATTTTACCCGGCAGGTGTTTGACTGGAAGTATACAAAACAACATTATGCAAAAATTAGTCAGGACCGTAAAGATTTTTTCAATTGGCTGGAACAAAACAGCAAATCAAGTCGCTTATTTAAGAGCAAACACCCGATTTTGCAGCCGTCTGTAAAAATATATAAAATGCACAACCCGGAACAATAGAGCCTGTCCGAACTATGATGATAAAAAAACTAACAATCGTAATCCCCGCCTATAATGAAGCTGACAACCTGGAACAATTGTTTCCCCGTTTTCACAAAGCTGTTCAGGATTTGCGGGCCAAACAGATCGATGCAGAAATGGTGGTTGTCAATGACGGAAGCTCGGATGCCACTGCAGCAAAAAGCAGAGAAAACCATGTAACCGTCGTTTCGCATCCCTTTAATCTCGGCGTATGCGCCGCACTGCACACCGGATTTCTTTATGCGCTTGAAAACGACAGTGACGCCCTGATCACGGTAGACGCCGACGGACAGCATAATCCGGAAGATATCCATTATCTGATCCGGGAATTTGAAAAAAGGAATTCGGACGTCATTATCGGCTCCCGCTTTGTCGAGAAAACCGGCTATAAAAAAGAGTTTCTCCGATTCTCGGGCATCAAATTATTTTCTGTACTTGTGAAACTGCTGACCCATCTCACCATCCATGATGTCACCTCCGGATTCCGGGTCTTTGATAAAAAGGCGATCAGATTTTTATCAAACCATTTTCCCGAGGACTATCCGGATGCTGAAATCCTTATCCTGTTGAACAAATCCGGGTTCAAGGTAGAAGAAGTACCAATTGAAATGAATCCCAGAATGCAGGGCACATCTCAACACAACCTGAAATCCGCTCTCCTCTATCCGTTCAAAAACCTGCTAACTATCCTGATTGTTTTGATCAGAACATTGCAAAAAAAGAGGGCGAATACATGAAATATCTGGATATATCGCTTCGTTCAAAGCTCATCGTGGCGCTGATCGCCCTTGTTTTCATCACGTATATCATCTCGCTGCTGTACAAAAACAAAATGTCGGCCAGTTTTGCCCTGGGCTGGATCATCGTCACAATAATCGCCACTTCCGGCATTGTATTTCATCCGGTGCTCAAATTTATCACATTTATCAGCGGTGTGCGGACCGGCGCCAATACTCTGACACTTTATGCATTTGTCTTTATCTTTGCGGTCTTGATCGTTTTTTCCATACAACTGTCAACATTGTATTCGCAGAACAAAAAGCTATCCCAACAGGTTGCCCTGTTACGAACAAGGCTGGAAAAACTCGAACCAGGAAATTCACGTGAAACGCAATAAGTTATTCAATTCCAAATCTCTTCTATTCTCTCTGTTTGTTCTGGCATTGATTGTTCGCATTGCCTATGTGGTTCAGCTGGAGGACCAGTATTATTACTATGATACAGTACACTATGATACTGCCGCCCGGCACATATTATCTGAACAGACATTTGGTCCCAGTTTACATTACTATGGAGAGTATGATCACTATGCCCTGGAAGCACCGTTCCCGATTTACTTATCTTTCATTTATATGATTTTCGGCCACAGCTATCTGGCCGTGCGTTTGATGAATGTTCTTTTGTCTATGATTTATCTGTTTATCCTGTATCAAATCGCACGGCGTTTTTCCAAACGGGTGGCAGTGTGGGCACTGATGATCGCCAGCCTATTCCCCTTTTTCATTTATATCGCCGGTCTGCTGTATGTAACACAGTTGTTCGCACTGCTGTTACTTTTGATTGTGTATTTTTTTCTCCAGTACATGGAGACAGGCCGAATCTCACATCTGGCCTTGGCCGCTTTTTTTTATGCATTAACCATTGCCACCCGTCCCGTTCTTTTGCCTTCAATCCCGCTGGTCCTGCTTTGGGTGTTTTTCGCCAGGGATATACGCTTTACTGTAAAAATGTTTAGAGTGTCCCTGTTAGCAATCATCATTCTGATCGTTCTCACTCCCTGGACCTACCGCAACTATAAAGTTTTTGGCGTTATAGCCCCGGGTCGCGCCTGCCTCGCAGAAGCCAATATTTTTCAAGACATTAAATACTTGATTGAACGCAAAGAATCAGTAAAGCAAAAGCAGTTTACAAACCGGCATTTTTCTGTCAAAGTAAATAAAAATGACACCATTTCTTCCTGGGAATTTTTTGTCGACGATTCCTCGTTCATGATTCTCGAACCCTACACAAACATCAAAAACACACGCACCCCTTACCTGGGACTTTTGATTTACGGTGATTCGTCATTTCGTCTGGATGGCTTAAAGGCGTGGGACGAAAGCGGACAAGTTTTTAGCCTGAATACGGCGCGTCCAGCCGCATTATCGGAGCGAACTCACCTGGACAATGGAAAGCTGGTTACATCCGCATCAGGACAGACATGGGAGCCGGCAGCGGTCTTTAAACTTGAGAATCAACCCGAAAAAATTGAATTGAAATACCCGGAGACCATCCCCGCAAGAGAAATAAGGCGCATAGCCCTATG
This genomic window from candidate division KSB1 bacterium contains:
- a CDS encoding DUF1972 domain-containing protein — translated: MKIAIMGIRGIPANYGGFETFAEELAPRLTDRGHDVTVYGRSHFIDYQEPTYKGVHIKVLPTISHKYLDTVVHTLVCTLYSFFKPYDVVFICNSANAAFCFIPRLWKKPVVLNVDGLEWKRQKWNSAGKVYYKISEWLATFIPNAIVSDARDVQAYYAGKFHKTSTYIPYGAR
- a CDS encoding glycosyltransferase is translated as MALAKPGNPARNILQAVQDQSGRIYLDVSRMEPENNAHRVIKAFEQVKTAKKLVMVGDAPYATEYIRQLKTTKDPRILFTGYVFGNGYRQLQSHAYAYIQATEVGGTHPALLEGMGYGNCILANDVPEHHEVLGETGLYFSRTDNNDLADKIQFIVDQPDQARSFRKAVQERVRSRYQWDRIADQYEHLFKKVARL
- a CDS encoding glycosyltransferase family 39 protein, whose protein sequence is MAALLLSVNFLHVRHSHFGTVDVPSAFFGVLCLFFCALMMQHRKTRYTILAAASVSLAVATKFSMLFLVLPFLWAHFSQAPLRQWLERLKDRQLWIGAATGILSFLIACPLIWLDFNETWGGFLGAHRFEQAGKIGSGGGFLSYWTGQQAPGFGVFYPNSIPETMGIILSLSVIIGIVIMMIRHKKSDLLLLLFMLPTYFMFEDMLYQSHAPPAAPRRRFS
- a CDS encoding glycosyltransferase family 2 protein, translated to MMIKKLTIVIPAYNEADNLEQLFPRFHKAVQDLRAKQIDAEMVVVNDGSSDATAAKSRENHVTVVSHPFNLGVCAALHTGFLYALENDSDALITVDADGQHNPEDIHYLIREFEKRNSDVIIGSRFVEKTGYKKEFLRFSGIKLFSVLVKLLTHLTIHDVTSGFRVFDKKAIRFLSNHFPEDYPDAEILILLNKSGFKVEEVPIEMNPRMQGTSQHNLKSALLYPFKNLLTILIVLIRTLQKKRANT
- a CDS encoding DUF2304 domain-containing protein; its protein translation is MKYLDISLRSKLIVALIALVFITYIISLLYKNKMSASFALGWIIVTIIATSGIVFHPVLKFITFISGVRTGANTLTLYAFVFIFAVLIVFSIQLSTLYSQNKKLSQQVALLRTRLEKLEPGNSRETQ
- a CDS encoding glycosyltransferase family 39 protein, whose amino-acid sequence is MKRNKLFNSKSLLFSLFVLALIVRIAYVVQLEDQYYYYDTVHYDTAARHILSEQTFGPSLHYYGEYDHYALEAPFPIYLSFIYMIFGHSYLAVRLMNVLLSMIYLFILYQIARRFSKRVAVWALMIASLFPFFIYIAGLLYVTQLFALLLLLIVYFFLQYMETGRISHLALAAFFYALTIATRPVLLPSIPLVLLWVFFARDIRFTVKMFRVSLLAIIILIVLTPWTYRNYKVFGVIAPGRACLAEANIFQDIKYLIERKESVKQKQFTNRHFSVKVNKNDTISSWEFFVDDSSFMILEPYTNIKNTRTPYLGLLIYGDSSFRLDGLKAWDESGQVFSLNTARPAALSERTHLDNGKLVTSASGQTWEPAAVFKLENQPEKIELKYPETIPAREIRRIALWTNLKDSVLTTDGVMLWLHPWYEADAWFVKNGKPDHSINVKPIYPQTSTKVLFRLIKKHPIKFFKKHFIKEVDCFGHPPYTESKNKTSPNNCTI